The following are encoded together in the Magnetospirillum gryphiswaldense MSR-1 v2 genome:
- the nrfD gene encoding NrfD/PsrC family molybdoenzyme membrane anchor subunit, with translation MKRIDYLSVRAWTPGWLMLMAGLAVIVALAGAAVLYMEHQGHHVTGMTNQVVWGMPHVFAIFLIVAASGALNVASIGSVFGREPYQPLGRLSALLAMALLAGGLGVLVLDLGRPDRLIVAMTHFNFKSIFAWNVILYSGFFAVVGVYLWTMLDWKMKRAYKPAAITAFVWRLVLTTGTGSIFGFLLARDAYNSAVMAPLFIAMSFAFGLALFILFLLGSATALERSLSLDLLRRMGKLLALFAAANLYFVALQHGTALYMADRGPVEAFILMNGGIYTILFWGGQVLLGGIVPMALLFRQQATRCHIRFASLMVVAGGMAQVYVILIGGQAFPLGLFPGMEVSSSFMDGQVAAYAPTLAEILLGLGGCALALVITIVGISAFRILPAELGATEARE, from the coding sequence ATGAAGCGCATCGACTATCTGTCCGTTCGCGCCTGGACCCCGGGCTGGCTGATGCTGATGGCGGGCTTGGCCGTGATCGTCGCCCTGGCCGGGGCGGCGGTGTTGTACATGGAACACCAGGGCCACCACGTCACCGGCATGACCAATCAGGTGGTGTGGGGCATGCCACACGTCTTCGCCATCTTCCTGATCGTCGCCGCCTCGGGCGCCTTGAACGTGGCCTCCATCGGCTCGGTGTTCGGGCGCGAGCCCTACCAGCCACTGGGGCGGTTGTCGGCTTTGCTGGCCATGGCCCTGCTGGCTGGCGGCCTGGGGGTTCTGGTGCTTGATCTGGGCCGGCCCGACCGGCTGATCGTCGCCATGACCCATTTCAACTTCAAATCCATCTTCGCCTGGAACGTCATCCTCTATTCCGGCTTCTTCGCCGTGGTCGGGGTTTATCTGTGGACCATGCTGGATTGGAAGATGAAGCGGGCCTACAAGCCCGCCGCGATTACCGCCTTTGTCTGGCGACTGGTGCTGACCACCGGTACCGGCTCCATCTTCGGCTTTCTGCTGGCGCGCGACGCCTATAATTCGGCGGTGATGGCGCCATTGTTCATCGCCATGTCCTTCGCCTTCGGCTTGGCCTTATTCATCCTCTTCCTGCTGGGCTCCGCCACGGCGCTGGAACGGTCGCTGTCCCTCGACCTTTTACGCCGTATGGGCAAGTTGCTGGCCCTGTTCGCCGCCGCCAATCTGTATTTCGTCGCGTTGCAGCACGGCACCGCGCTCTACATGGCTGATCGCGGACCGGTGGAAGCCTTCATTCTGATGAACGGCGGCATCTACACCATTTTGTTCTGGGGCGGTCAGGTTCTGCTGGGCGGCATCGTCCCCATGGCCCTGCTGTTTCGACAGCAAGCGACCCGCTGCCATATCCGCTTCGCCTCCCTGATGGTGGTGGCCGGCGGGATGGCCCAGGTCTATGTCATCCTCATCGGCGGTCAAGCCTTTCCGCTCGGCCTGTTCCCCGGCATGGAGGTGTCGTCCAGCTTCATGGACGGTCAGGTGGCCGCCTATGCCCCCACCTTGGCCGAAATCCTGCTGGGCCTCGGCGGCTGTGCCCTGGCTTTGGTCATCACCATCGTCGGCATCAGTGCGTTTCGCATCCTGCCGGCCGAACTGGGAGCGACGGAAGCAAGGGAATAA
- the dsrO gene encoding sulfate reduction electron transfer complex DsrMKJOP subunit DsrO codes for MTQAPSRRDLLKGAALGAVAIAPGLTLIAPAVQARPAGIPASAVNRWGLLIDTSKCDSGCTACVDACKTEMGLPALDRPATDAQYIRKVDVKDPKTGHQHSLPVMCQHCAKPPCVDVCPTGASMKRADGIVLVDRHICIGCRYCMMACPYKARSFAHEDQSKQKAHNPRGKGCVEGCTLCVHRIDAGGRPACVEACADTGRAAMIFGDLNDPNSEISRRLSKEASSRIRADLGLDPAIRYQGI; via the coding sequence ATGACCCAAGCACCCAGCCGCCGCGATCTGTTGAAGGGCGCAGCCCTGGGGGCGGTCGCCATCGCCCCCGGCCTGACCCTGATCGCCCCCGCTGTTCAGGCCCGCCCCGCCGGCATTCCCGCCAGCGCCGTCAATCGCTGGGGCCTGTTGATCGACACCAGCAAATGCGATTCCGGTTGTACCGCCTGCGTCGATGCCTGCAAGACCGAGATGGGCCTGCCCGCCCTCGACCGCCCGGCCACCGATGCCCAGTACATCCGCAAGGTCGACGTCAAAGACCCCAAGACCGGGCATCAGCATTCGCTGCCGGTGATGTGCCAGCATTGCGCCAAGCCGCCTTGCGTCGATGTCTGCCCCACGGGGGCCAGCATGAAGCGGGCCGACGGTATCGTTTTGGTCGATCGTCACATCTGCATCGGCTGCCGCTATTGCATGATGGCCTGCCCCTACAAGGCGCGGTCCTTCGCCCACGAAGACCAGAGCAAGCAGAAGGCCCATAACCCACGCGGTAAGGGCTGTGTCGAGGGCTGCACGTTGTGCGTCCACCGCATCGATGCCGGCGGTCGGCCCGCTTGCGTCGAGGCCTGTGCCGACACGGGCCGCGCCGCCATGATCTTCGGCGATCTCAACGATCCCAATTCCGAGATCTCGCGGCGCCTGTCCAAGGAAGCCAGCAGCCGCATCCGCGCCGATCTCGGCCTGGACCCGGCCATCCGCTATCAGGGGATTTAA
- a CDS encoding cytochrome c3 family protein, with the protein MGMRAVMLALLLVLMQWQGAWAAEAGPQFPKAQGQCVEDAGTMRRHHFDFLKHQRDDTMREGIRGAKHSLKECVSCHAVHKDGKAVPVNAPGQFCASCHDYAAVSMDCFTCHATTPGEGKP; encoded by the coding sequence ATGGGCATGCGGGCGGTCATGCTGGCCCTGCTGCTGGTGCTGATGCAGTGGCAGGGTGCCTGGGCGGCGGAAGCCGGTCCCCAATTCCCCAAGGCGCAAGGGCAATGCGTCGAGGATGCCGGCACCATGCGCCGGCACCACTTCGACTTCCTGAAGCATCAGCGCGACGACACCATGCGTGAGGGGATAAGGGGGGCCAAGCACAGCCTGAAGGAATGCGTGTCCTGTCACGCTGTGCATAAGGACGGCAAGGCCGTACCGGTCAACGCCCCCGGTCAGTTCTGTGCCTCGTGCCATGACTATGCGGCGGTCAGCATGGATTGCTTCACCTGCCACGCCACCACTCCGGGCGAGGGAAAGCCATGA
- a CDS encoding NAD(P)-binding protein: MAKTTAKAITEGKNFRRYKDGATEYPQWTDAIFQASWSHKCPTYVLRTPPCSGSCPSGHDIRGWLDIVRGMEKPAADQSWQQYAFARMTEANPFPSIMGRVCPAPCEQGCNRNMVEEHIGINSVEHFIGDWAIQNAAGFAAPAVETGKHVAVIGGGPAGLSAAYQLRKRGIAVTLFEANAELGGFMRYGIPGYRVPRDVLDSECKRIIDMGVTVKTDTRVGRDITIAQLEEQFDAVFWGVGTHKGRGLPVPGWEGTPNCVSGIAFLKAFNEGRLQAVTGRIIVVGGGDTSIDVASVARRLGHIKEVSAQDRIEHVIFGEAAHDVASAAKREGCETTLTSLFPVEKMMAAQREVDDAKREGIDIKGGVMPLEVLKGADGRAIGLKMCKCTMNGMVPEPQAGTEFIIEADLIVAAIGQKGDLEGLPELDNGNGFINADKTMRIPGRPKHFVGGDVVRPHLLTTAIGHGRIAAASIAEFLETGEISKRPKVDVHHWKLLNKLRETNLSPAEYDGQPTRGTSDAKFAVHNYEDRGANDIITHEDLFLGHFTHNPRRHRQEIHIGADEVIGNFTERLLPLDEKQAVDEAKRCMSCGLCFECDNCVVFCPQTAVSRVAKNERTTGRYVETDYSKCIGCHICADVCPTGFIQMGLGE; this comes from the coding sequence ATGGCCAAAACCACCGCCAAGGCGATCACCGAAGGCAAGAACTTCCGCCGCTACAAGGATGGCGCCACCGAATATCCGCAGTGGACCGACGCCATCTTCCAGGCGAGCTGGTCGCACAAATGCCCCACCTATGTGCTGCGCACGCCGCCGTGCTCGGGCTCGTGCCCGTCGGGGCATGACATTCGCGGCTGGCTCGACATCGTCCGCGGCATGGAAAAGCCAGCCGCCGATCAGTCTTGGCAGCAATACGCCTTCGCCCGCATGACCGAGGCCAACCCCTTCCCCTCGATCATGGGCCGCGTTTGCCCGGCGCCGTGCGAGCAGGGCTGCAATCGCAACATGGTCGAGGAACACATCGGCATCAATTCGGTCGAGCATTTCATCGGCGACTGGGCCATCCAAAACGCGGCGGGCTTCGCCGCCCCGGCGGTGGAAACCGGCAAGCACGTGGCCGTCATCGGCGGCGGCCCCGCCGGCCTGTCGGCGGCCTATCAATTGCGCAAGCGCGGCATCGCCGTCACCTTGTTCGAGGCCAATGCCGAGTTGGGCGGCTTCATGCGCTACGGCATCCCCGGCTATCGCGTGCCGCGTGATGTGCTGGATTCCGAATGCAAGCGCATCATCGACATGGGCGTCACCGTCAAGACCGACACCCGTGTCGGCCGCGACATCACCATCGCCCAGTTGGAAGAACAATTCGACGCGGTGTTCTGGGGGGTCGGCACCCATAAGGGCCGTGGCCTGCCGGTGCCGGGCTGGGAAGGCACGCCCAATTGCGTGTCGGGCATCGCCTTCCTCAAGGCCTTCAACGAGGGTCGCCTGCAAGCGGTCACCGGTCGCATCATCGTCGTCGGCGGTGGCGATACCTCCATCGACGTCGCCTCGGTCGCCCGCCGCCTGGGCCACATCAAGGAAGTCTCGGCCCAGGATCGCATCGAACACGTGATCTTCGGCGAGGCCGCCCACGACGTCGCCAGCGCCGCCAAGCGCGAAGGCTGTGAAACGACGCTCACCAGCCTGTTCCCGGTGGAAAAGATGATGGCGGCCCAGCGCGAGGTCGACGACGCCAAGCGCGAAGGCATCGACATCAAAGGCGGCGTCATGCCGCTGGAAGTGCTGAAAGGCGCCGATGGCCGCGCCATCGGCCTGAAAATGTGCAAGTGCACCATGAACGGCATGGTGCCCGAGCCCCAGGCCGGCACCGAATTCATCATCGAGGCCGATCTGATCGTCGCCGCCATCGGCCAGAAGGGCGATCTGGAAGGCCTGCCCGAACTGGATAACGGCAACGGCTTCATCAATGCCGACAAGACCATGCGCATCCCCGGTCGGCCCAAGCATTTCGTCGGCGGCGACGTGGTCCGTCCGCATCTGTTGACCACCGCCATCGGCCATGGCCGCATCGCCGCCGCCTCCATCGCCGAGTTCCTGGAGACCGGCGAGATCAGCAAGCGGCCCAAGGTCGACGTGCATCACTGGAAGCTGTTGAACAAGCTGCGCGAGACCAATCTGTCGCCGGCGGAATATGACGGCCAGCCCACGCGCGGCACCTCGGATGCCAAATTCGCCGTGCATAATTATGAAGATCGCGGCGCCAACGACATCATCACCCATGAAGACTTGTTCCTGGGCCATTTCACCCACAATCCGCGCCGCCACCGCCAGGAAATCCATATCGGCGCCGACGAGGTGATCGGCAATTTCACCGAACGCCTGCTGCCCTTGGACGAAAAGCAGGCGGTGGACGAGGCCAAGCGCTGTATGTCCTGCGGCCTGTGCTTCGAATGCGATAATTGCGTGGTGTTCTGCCCGCAAACCGCCGTCAGCCGGGTGGCCAAGAACGAGCGCACCACCGGGCGCTATGTCGAGACCGATTATTCCAAGTGCATCGGCTGCCACATCTGCGCCGATGTCTGCCCCACCGGCTTCATCCAGATGGGCTTGGGGGAATAG
- the dsrK gene encoding sulfate reduction electron transfer complex DsrMKJOP subunit DsrK, producing MADIEIPPMGDPGERAMPCLKPGAMAASKPYVATAVHNEPLGFPGELVPDWQEKGIARMGELLGKYKSLQVFMDICVKCGACTDKCHYFIGTNDPKNMPVARQDLFRSVYRRYFTPAGKALGSVGLGKLVGAREFTKDVLDEWFNYFHQCSQCRRCSVFCPYGIDTAEVSMAARDIMDNIGLGHKYANEILGKVHKIGNNLGLPGPALIDNLEGLEEDLKDETGLDIRMPVDEAGAEILLVTPSADYFAEPHVLGLMGYAKVFHAAGTSWTVSTKATEAANFALFIGNYEQMRKVAMRIREAALELGVKRIVFGECGHAWRVAYSFLNTLIGPMDFLDPRYPAPQHILEFTYDLIKRGGIKLDKSGNDGMVLTFHDSCNVARASRMGDFEGGQFVIPREVIKACVPKFVDMHPDTTHEKTFCCGGGGGLLTDELMDLRIKGAAPRMEALTDVAKREGVTHMAAICAICKAQFTKVLPTYGFDREMVVSVHQLVSNAIILGNND from the coding sequence ATGGCCGATATCGAAATCCCCCCCATGGGCGATCCGGGCGAACGCGCCATGCCCTGCCTGAAGCCGGGCGCCATGGCCGCGTCCAAGCCCTATGTGGCCACTGCTGTCCATAACGAGCCCCTGGGCTTTCCCGGCGAGTTGGTCCCCGACTGGCAGGAGAAGGGCATCGCCCGCATGGGCGAATTGTTGGGCAAGTACAAATCGTTGCAGGTGTTCATGGACATCTGCGTCAAATGCGGCGCCTGCACCGACAAATGCCATTATTTCATCGGCACCAACGACCCCAAGAACATGCCGGTGGCGCGCCAGGATCTGTTCCGCTCGGTCTATCGCCGCTATTTCACCCCTGCCGGCAAGGCGTTGGGTTCGGTGGGCCTGGGCAAGCTGGTGGGCGCGCGCGAGTTCACCAAGGACGTGCTGGACGAGTGGTTCAACTATTTCCATCAATGTTCGCAATGCCGCCGCTGTTCGGTGTTCTGCCCCTACGGCATCGACACCGCCGAGGTGTCCATGGCGGCGCGCGACATCATGGACAACATCGGCCTGGGCCATAAATACGCCAACGAGATTTTGGGCAAGGTCCATAAGATCGGCAACAATCTGGGCCTGCCGGGACCAGCGCTGATCGACAATCTGGAAGGCCTGGAAGAAGACCTGAAGGACGAAACCGGCCTGGATATCCGCATGCCGGTGGACGAAGCGGGCGCCGAGATCCTGCTGGTGACGCCGTCGGCGGATTACTTCGCCGAGCCGCATGTCCTGGGTCTGATGGGCTATGCCAAGGTGTTCCACGCTGCCGGCACCTCGTGGACGGTGTCGACCAAGGCGACCGAGGCCGCCAATTTCGCCCTGTTCATCGGCAATTACGAGCAGATGCGCAAGGTCGCCATGCGCATCCGCGAGGCGGCCTTGGAACTGGGCGTCAAACGCATCGTCTTCGGCGAATGCGGCCACGCCTGGCGCGTCGCCTATTCCTTCCTCAACACCTTGATCGGTCCCATGGACTTCCTCGATCCGCGCTATCCGGCGCCGCAGCATATCTTGGAATTCACCTACGACCTGATCAAGCGCGGCGGCATCAAGCTGGACAAGTCGGGCAATGACGGCATGGTCCTGACCTTCCACGATTCGTGCAACGTGGCGCGTGCCAGCCGCATGGGTGATTTCGAGGGCGGCCAGTTCGTCATCCCGCGCGAGGTGATCAAGGCCTGCGTGCCGAAATTCGTCGACATGCACCCCGACACCACGCACGAGAAAACCTTTTGCTGCGGCGGCGGCGGCGGTCTGTTGACCGACGAATTGATGGATTTGCGCATCAAGGGCGCCGCGCCCCGCATGGAAGCGCTGACCGATGTGGCCAAGCGCGAGGGTGTCACCCACATGGCGGCGATCTGCGCCATTTGCAAGGCGCAGTTCACCAAGGTGCTGCCCACATACGGATTCGACCGCGAGATGGTGGTGTCGGTTCACCAATTGGTGAGCAACGCCATCATCTTGGGCAACAACGACTGA
- a CDS encoding respiratory nitrate reductase subunit gamma: MTTFFAVLYYAAFAVLVVGVGLKIAQYARVPAPLKIPTTPAPLTRSGAAFRVGREVALFESLFKANKPLWIFAMVFHLGLALVLIRHLRYFQDPVWLPVALLQPFGIYGGMAMIAGLAALLVRRIIVARIAYISGPSDYAMLVLLLAIGASGMMMKMVAHTDIIAVKAFFTGLMVFELRPLPADPILGLHLLLVAALMLVFPFSKLLHAPGIFFSPTRNQADDPRERRHLAPWAADLERERT; the protein is encoded by the coding sequence GTGACGACCTTTTTCGCCGTTCTGTACTATGCGGCCTTCGCCGTGCTGGTGGTGGGTGTGGGGCTGAAAATCGCCCAATACGCCCGCGTCCCGGCGCCGCTGAAGATCCCCACCACCCCGGCGCCCTTGACCCGCTCGGGCGCGGCTTTTCGGGTGGGGCGCGAGGTCGCCTTGTTCGAAAGCCTGTTCAAGGCCAACAAGCCGTTGTGGATTTTCGCCATGGTCTTCCATCTGGGCCTGGCCCTGGTGCTGATCCGCCACCTGCGTTATTTCCAGGACCCGGTGTGGCTGCCGGTCGCCCTGTTGCAGCCCTTCGGCATCTATGGCGGCATGGCCATGATCGCCGGTCTGGCGGCGCTGCTGGTCCGCCGCATCATCGTTGCCCGCATCGCCTATATCAGCGGCCCGTCCGATTACGCCATGCTGGTGCTGCTGCTGGCCATCGGTGCCAGCGGCATGATGATGAAGATGGTCGCCCATACAGACATCATCGCCGTCAAGGCGTTCTTCACCGGCCTTATGGTGTTCGAGCTGCGGCCGCTGCCCGCCGACCCCATCCTGGGCCTGCATCTGCTGCTGGTGGCGGCCCTGATGCTGGTGTTCCCGTTCTCGAAGCTTTTGCATGCGCCGGGCATTTTCTTCAGCCCCACCCGCAATCAGGCCGACGACCCGCGCGAGCGCCGCCATCTGGCGCCCTGGGCCGCCGACCTTGAACGCGAGAGGACTTGA
- a CDS encoding TusE/DsrC/DsvC family sulfur relay protein, which translates to MAYEVNGKTIEADEEGFLVNINDWNEELAGLVAKDEGIDMSPEHWEVVNFLREYYAEYQIAPAVRVLTKAIAKKMGPDKGNNKYLYELFPYGPGKQACKIAGLPKPTGCV; encoded by the coding sequence ATGGCTTACGAAGTGAATGGCAAGACCATTGAGGCCGACGAAGAAGGTTTTCTGGTCAACATCAACGACTGGAACGAGGAACTGGCCGGCCTGGTCGCCAAGGACGAGGGCATCGACATGTCCCCCGAGCACTGGGAAGTCGTCAACTTCCTGCGCGAATATTATGCCGAGTACCAGATCGCTCCGGCGGTGCGCGTACTGACCAAGGCCATCGCCAAGAAGATGGGGCCCGACAAGGGCAACAACAAGTATCTGTACGAGTTGTTCCCCTATGGCCCCGGCAAGCAGGCGTGCAAGATCGCCGGCCTGCCCAAGCCGACCGGTTGCGTCTGA
- the tusB gene encoding sulfurtransferase complex subunit TusB: MSTLHTVNKSPFERSALQACLGHAQASDSVLLIEDAVMAALSGNAFAAKLADAGQSVKLFVLGPDLKARGLDPAKVASGITVIDYDGFVDLAAENSTIHSWL, translated from the coding sequence ATGAGCACTTTGCACACCGTCAACAAATCGCCGTTCGAACGCTCGGCCCTGCAAGCCTGTCTGGGCCATGCCCAGGCCAGCGACAGCGTGCTGTTGATCGAAGACGCGGTGATGGCCGCGCTTTCCGGCAACGCCTTCGCCGCCAAGCTGGCCGATGCCGGGCAAAGCGTGAAGCTGTTCGTGCTGGGGCCCGACCTCAAGGCGCGCGGGCTCGACCCGGCCAAGGTGGCCAGCGGCATCACCGTCATCGACTATGATGGCTTCGTCGATCTGGCGGCGGAAAATTCCACCATCCATTCATGGCTTTGA
- the tusC gene encoding sulfurtransferase complex subunit TusC, translating to MEEEYEGGVVKKFMFVNRKAPYGTIYALEVLEMVLISAAFDQDVHIAFLDDGIYQIKKGQDTKELGMKNFSPTYRALEGYDIEKLFVERESLEERGLTEDDLLVPVEVISRAEMGALMAGMDVVLTA from the coding sequence ATGGAAGAAGAATACGAAGGCGGCGTGGTCAAGAAGTTCATGTTCGTCAACCGCAAGGCCCCCTATGGCACCATCTATGCGCTGGAAGTGCTGGAAATGGTGCTGATCTCGGCGGCTTTCGACCAGGATGTGCACATCGCGTTCCTGGATGACGGCATCTACCAGATCAAGAAGGGCCAGGACACCAAGGAACTGGGCATGAAGAACTTCTCGCCCACTTACCGGGCCCTGGAAGGCTACGACATCGAAAAGCTGTTCGTCGAACGCGAAAGCCTGGAAGAACGCGGCCTGACCGAGGATGATCTGCTGGTCCCGGTCGAAGTCATCAGCCGCGCCGAAATGGGCGCACTGATGGCCGGCATGGACGTGGTGTTGACGGCGTAG
- the tusD gene encoding sulfurtransferase complex subunit TusD → MKFGILVNEGPYNHQASDSAYRFAKAALDKGHEIYRVFFYYDGVLNATKHSEPPSDDRNVIKNWQKLAEDHKVDLVVCVAAGLRRGIVEDSLAPGFRISGLGQLIEAGIQADRMVTFGD, encoded by the coding sequence ATGAAGTTCGGCATTCTGGTCAATGAGGGACCGTATAACCATCAGGCGTCCGACAGCGCTTATCGCTTCGCCAAAGCGGCGCTCGACAAGGGGCACGAGATTTACCGCGTGTTCTTCTATTACGACGGCGTCCTGAATGCGACCAAGCATTCGGAGCCGCCGTCGGACGACCGCAACGTGATCAAGAACTGGCAGAAGCTGGCCGAGGATCACAAGGTCGATCTGGTGGTCTGCGTCGCCGCCGGCCTGCGCCGCGGCATCGTCGAGGACAGCTTGGCCCCCGGTTTCCGTATTTCCGGGCTGGGGCAACTGATCGAGGCCGGCATCCAGGCCGACCGTATGGTCACCTTCGGCGATTGA
- the dsrB gene encoding dissimilatory-type sulfite reductase subunit beta → MSELRRPIESGVPESTQFMHPVLRKNYGQWAWHDRPRPGVLRHVSQSGEAMYTVKAGTQRQMDVYTIRKLADIADEFCDGYIRFTIRSAVEFMTPKEENVQPLIDRLEAAGFPVGGTGNSVGFISHTQGWLHCDIPGTDASGVVKALMDQLVDEFKNEDMPNRVKITTSCCQINCGGQGDIAINVQHTKPPVINHELVAGVCERPAVIARCPVAAIRPALVNGKPSLEVDEKKCVCCGACYPPCPPMQINDPVNSKIAIWVGGKHSSTRSKPMFHKLVAAGIPNNAPRWPEASEVVRKILYAYKADARAWERMGEWIERIGWPRFFELTELPFTKYHVDNWRGGRANLNTSAHLHF, encoded by the coding sequence ATGAGCGAACTGCGCCGTCCCATCGAAAGCGGCGTGCCCGAGAGCACGCAATTCATGCACCCGGTGTTGCGCAAGAATTACGGCCAATGGGCCTGGCACGACCGGCCGCGTCCGGGCGTGCTGCGCCACGTGTCCCAATCGGGCGAGGCCATGTACACGGTGAAGGCCGGCACCCAGCGGCAGATGGACGTCTATACCATCCGCAAGCTGGCCGACATCGCCGACGAGTTCTGCGACGGCTACATCCGTTTCACCATCCGTTCGGCGGTCGAGTTCATGACGCCGAAGGAAGAAAACGTCCAGCCGCTGATCGACCGTCTGGAAGCCGCCGGCTTCCCGGTGGGCGGCACCGGCAACTCGGTCGGCTTCATCAGCCACACCCAGGGCTGGCTGCATTGCGACATCCCCGGCACCGATGCCTCGGGCGTGGTCAAGGCGCTGATGGACCAGTTGGTGGACGAGTTCAAGAACGAGGACATGCCCAACCGCGTCAAGATCACCACCAGCTGCTGCCAGATCAATTGCGGCGGCCAGGGTGACATCGCCATCAACGTCCAGCACACCAAGCCGCCGGTGATCAATCACGAGCTGGTGGCCGGCGTGTGCGAACGCCCCGCCGTCATCGCCCGCTGCCCGGTGGCGGCCATCCGTCCGGCCCTGGTCAATGGCAAGCCCAGCTTGGAAGTGGACGAAAAGAAGTGCGTGTGCTGCGGCGCCTGCTATCCGCCCTGCCCGCCCATGCAGATCAACGATCCGGTCAATTCCAAGATCGCCATCTGGGTCGGCGGCAAGCATTCGTCCACCCGCTCCAAGCCCATGTTCCACAAGCTGGTCGCCGCCGGCATTCCCAACAACGCACCCCGTTGGCCGGAAGCGTCGGAAGTGGTGCGCAAGATCCTTTATGCCTACAAGGCCGATGCCCGGGCGTGGGAACGCATGGGTGAGTGGATCGAACGTATCGGCTGGCCGCGGTTCTTCGAACTGACCGAACTGCCGTTCACCAAGTACCACGTGGACAATTGGCGCGGTGGCCGCGCCAATCTGAACACCTCGGCCCATCTGCACTTCTAG
- the dsrA gene encoding dissimilatory-type sulfite reductase subunit alpha, whose amino-acid sequence MSKKMPETPLLDQLESGPWPSFVTGLKRLATDEGKPYADYMKSLLGQLELSYETRKGYWKGGTVGVFGYGAGVIPRFSEVADKHPESSEFHTLRIMPAPGFFYDTKTLRDLCDIWSEHGSGLIALHGQSGDIMMQGCRTEQVQQAWDKINELGFDMGGAGAGVRTAASCIGPARCEQSCYDTLKAHRTIINDFTDDIHRPSLPYKMKFKFSGCANDCANATQRADVAIIGTWRDDMQVNQDEVKAKVAQLGRKEFINQVIRMCPSQALALNDDDTLDIDNKSCVRCMHCINVCTKALKPGKDRGIAILVGGKRTLKIGDLMGSVLVPFMKLETDEDYERLLEMAHNMLDFFAENALEHERTGEMIERIGVVNYLEGIGLELDVNMIAQPRTNSYVRTDGWDEEARKWNERKTNAAE is encoded by the coding sequence ATGTCGAAGAAGATGCCGGAGACGCCGCTGCTGGACCAGCTGGAAAGCGGTCCGTGGCCGAGCTTCGTGACCGGGCTGAAGCGGCTGGCCACGGACGAGGGCAAGCCCTATGCCGATTACATGAAAAGCCTGCTGGGTCAGCTGGAACTCAGCTACGAAACCCGCAAGGGCTATTGGAAGGGCGGCACGGTCGGCGTGTTCGGCTATGGCGCCGGCGTCATCCCGCGCTTTTCCGAAGTGGCCGACAAGCACCCGGAATCGTCGGAATTCCATACGCTGCGCATCATGCCGGCACCGGGCTTCTTCTATGACACCAAGACCTTGCGCGATCTGTGCGACATCTGGTCCGAACATGGTTCCGGCCTGATCGCCCTGCACGGTCAATCGGGCGACATCATGATGCAGGGCTGCCGTACCGAGCAGGTGCAGCAGGCCTGGGACAAGATCAACGAGCTGGGCTTCGACATGGGCGGCGCCGGCGCCGGCGTGCGCACCGCTGCCTCGTGCATCGGCCCGGCGCGGTGCGAGCAATCGTGCTACGACACGCTGAAGGCCCATCGCACCATCATCAACGACTTCACCGACGACATCCATCGTCCCAGCCTGCCCTATAAGATGAAGTTCAAGTTCTCGGGCTGCGCCAATGACTGCGCCAACGCGACGCAACGCGCCGACGTGGCCATCATCGGCACCTGGCGCGACGACATGCAGGTCAATCAGGACGAGGTGAAGGCCAAGGTCGCCCAGCTGGGCCGCAAGGAATTCATCAATCAGGTCATCCGCATGTGCCCCAGCCAGGCGCTGGCGCTCAATGACGACGACACCTTGGACATCGACAACAAGTCGTGCGTGCGCTGCATGCATTGCATCAATGTCTGCACCAAGGCGCTGAAGCCGGGCAAGGATCGCGGTATCGCCATCCTGGTCGGCGGCAAGCGCACGCTGAAGATCGGCGATCTGATGGGCTCGGTGCTGGTGCCCTTCATGAAGCTGGAAACCGACGAGGATTATGAACGCCTGCTGGAGATGGCCCACAACATGCTGGACTTCTTCGCCGAAAACGCCCTGGAACACGAGCGCACCGGCGAGATGATCGAACGCATCGGCGTGGTCAATTATCTGGAAGGCATCGGCCTGGAGCTGGACGTCAACATGATCGCCCAGCCGCGCACCAATTCCTATGTCCGCACCGACGGCTGGGACGAGGAAGCGCGCAAGTGGAACGAGCGCAAGACCAACGCGGCCGAATAA